The following are from one region of the Nitrospinota bacterium genome:
- a CDS encoding PilZ domain-containing protein, with protein MTSGEDSRRYPRVKHLYLAAYDIYGALGEVAESSIGRTLDISMGGMRLETTKPLPLLSKVNITLAAGDEMVEVEGEVVHLNKKGTGRIETGVEFVNLSHQAKEHIRIILAANQHQG; from the coding sequence ATGACCAGCGGTGAAGATTCACGGCGCTACCCACGGGTGAAACATTTGTACCTTGCCGCTTATGATATATACGGCGCGCTTGGGGAAGTGGCCGAATCGTCCATCGGCAGGACGCTGGACATTTCGATGGGAGGCATGCGCCTTGAGACCACAAAACCGCTCCCGCTGCTTTCAAAGGTGAACATCACCCTGGCCGCCGGGGATGAGATGGTGGAAGTTGAGGGTGAAGTGGTGCACCTGAACAAAAAAGGGACCGGCAGGATCGAGACCGGGGTGGAATTCGTCAACCTTTCCCATCAGGCCAAGGAACACATCAGAATAATCCTGGCGGCCAACCAGCATCAGGGCTAG